A single genomic interval of Helianthus annuus cultivar XRQ/B chromosome 6, HanXRQr2.0-SUNRISE, whole genome shotgun sequence harbors:
- the LOC110944653 gene encoding uncharacterized protein LOC110944653 yields MKRENDSFAWNWSRQPESIVELKEWQDCSETLNMVTLNNSKDRWVWIEDSKDGFSVKAVKKALIAERGNGRLTNFDWCKWVPIKCNIVAWRGNLDRLATRVNLRRNVDIISVMCPFCNEFEKTMKHLFTACLVATRVWAAISVWCKIPPIYIFEFKDILDIHNYSQVEKKAKNIIQGLVIISCWSIWKGRNEVVFNQISRSPQEIVREIKSRGYAWFKNRTSCNYIS; encoded by the coding sequence ATGAAAAGGGAAAATGACAGTTTTGCTTGGAATTGGTCTAGACAACCTGAGTCGATCGTAGAGTTAAAGGAGTGGCAGGATTGCAGCGAGACTCTTAATATGGTGACACTCAACAATTCTAAGGATAGGTGGGTCTGGATTGAAGATAGCAAAGATGGTTTTTCGGTGAAGGCTGTTAAGAAGGCCTTGATCGCCGAAAGAGGAAATGGTCGGCTTACTAATTTCGATTGGTGTAAATGGGTGCCTATTAAATGCAACATTGTGGCTTGGAGAGGTAATTTGGATAGACTTGCTACAAGAGTGAATTTAAGAAGGAATGTGGACATTATATCCGTTATGTGCCCTTTTTGCAACGAATTTGAGAAAACGATGAAGCATCTTTTTACGGCGTGTCTAGTGGCGACTCGGGTTTGGGCGGCCATAAGTGTTTGGTGTAAAATCCCTCCGATTTATATTTTTGAATTCAAAGACATTCTGGATATTCACAATTACTCTCAAGTTGAAAAGAAGGCAAAGAATATTATCCAAGGGTTGGTGATTATTTCGTGTTGGAGTATTTGGAAAGGAAGGAACGAGGTGGTTTTCAACCAAATCAGTCGTAGCCCGCAGGAGATTGTGAGGGAGATTAAATCGAGAGGTTATGCTTGGTTTAAAAATAGAACGTCTTGTAACTATATTAGCTGA